Genomic DNA from Caballeronia sp. TF1N1:
TGGTTTGATATACCGTTGCAATAGTTCTTGGAGGCGATCGACGCGAGCGCGTCAGACTGATCACCATAACGGTCAAAGTACGTCTGGGTGAGTTTGCCAAAGATCGTAGCTAGACGATCCGATGCCTGTACCAAGTCCCTCGTGTAGGAACGGTTTCGTGCAACTTCTTCTATCTCGGCAGTTGGATGGCTAGACGTTTTTTCGTATCCTAAAACGAGGGTGCAGGTCGAACGTCCAGACCTTAATGCATCCAACGCCGAGTAGATTGCTGCCGAACCTGTCGAGCAAGCGTTTTCGCACCGGACAGTCGACGTGAAACGTAATTCGGGAACTGACTCAAATACAGATGCAGAGGAAATATTTTCGTAGGCAGAGGTGCCGTTGAACGTCCCAACGTGGATGGAATCGATTTGTCTCACATCGATTCCGGCATGGTCGAACGCTTCACGTGCAGTGTCGGCGATCAATCGTTTAACATCCATATGATCGAGCGTATCGAACGAACTGTGACTCCATCCGATGATGGTCGGTTTCATGCTAGATAACGTTAAATATCGATGGACCATCCAACATGCAAGAGCTACGCCATCAAGGAAGACGACGAAGATTTTTTCGCGGCGAACCTGATGGCTAACGTCAAGGTTGATCTAACTGAGCGGGCCATTAGAGCCGCAAGTGATTTGGAAAGCTTTCGTGAAGTTGTACTTGCGACAGTTGTCGCATACGTTAGACACCTGTTCACTTTGTACGACAAGACAGTTCGACAACTACATCCTGTTCCGGGCGATTGCTGATATCGCCTCTGTAGCGCTATCTGCATCCTAGATGCATCATGTCTAGCCCTTGTTGATTTGACCCACTGGCAGCTGTCATCTACTCTCCGACAGAGACGACATATCCAAGAAGCAGCTGATCCACGTACATGTCTTTCCATCACGGCCGCGATCTCAGAGAAGAGAACCGTCTTTCACTCATGTGCAAGAATGCCGGCCGACAATATTACTTCATAGCATCGGATGCAGGAGGCTACGCCAATGATCGATACCTCAATTGCCGTGTTCTGTCCGCACTGCCTACGAAGCGCGAACGTGCGGTGTCCAGTAGAAGCAGTCGAAAGTGAGCGGCTGAAGAACTTAGAAGCACCAGAGGGGTTTCGAAAGGTTCAAACAAGTGCGTTTAGCAATGCTATCTTTTTCTACTGCATGCAGTGTGCTGTCCCGGCAGAGATACATGATTTTGTCACTATCCGGTCCTGCTCAAAGCACTGATTGCATCCGTTAATCCGATGCGAACATTGAACGTCGTAGACAGGAAGCAAAACCAATAGATAAAGCCTCTTTTGAGTTTTGAGTGGGTGGGTTGGCGGGTCAAGGACGGGCGTAGGCCCGGCGAAGCGAATCCTTGAGGCGCCCAGAATTGATAAGCTGAGCCATGACAAAGCAACCATGACGAATGAACTGTTCGAATCCGCTCTCGGTATAACCGCGCCCTGGTACGTTCAAGGCGTTGACTTCAATGCCGCTCAGCGTCAACTCACCATTGCCGTGGACTTCGTCGCGGGCACCCGGTTTTCCTATGCTGGAGTTGCCGGTGAGCATCCTGTCCACGACACGCAAATCAAGCGTCTGCGTCACCTGAATTTCTTTCAACACGAATGTTTTCTGGAAGTGCGGGTGCCGCGTGTGCGCTTGCCCGATGGCTCCGTGCGGTTGGTCGAACCTGATTGGGTCGGTCAACTCAGCGGCTTTACGCTGCTGTTCGAGGCACTCGTACTGATGCTCGCCCAGCAGATGCCGTTTGCCGCTGTCGCGCGTGCGGTCAACCTGTCGTGGCATCGAGTACACGCCATCTGTTCGCGGTATGTGGAGCTGGCACTCGCGGGGGCTGACCTGTCTGAGGTGAAGGCAGTGGCAATTGACGAAACCTCGTATCGGCGCGGTCATGAGTATCTGACGCTGGTCGCCGATATGCGAGCGCGGCGGGTCGTGTTCGTCACGACCGGCAAGGATGCCAGCACGATTGAACGCTTTGCGGCCTACCTGGGCGAACACGGTGGCACGTCCGAGCAAATCAGCTCGGTCAGCATCGACATGTCGCCAGCTTTCATCAAGGGCGTCAATGAACATCTGCCCGACGCGCGACTGACCTTTGACAAGTTTCACGTCGTTGCTCACGCGTCCAAGGCGCTCGACACGGTGCGCAGGCAGCAACAGAAGGTCGACCCGCAACTCAAAGGCATGCGCTGGACGCTGCTCAAAGATGCCAACAAACTGAATCTCGCCCAACTGACCGACCTCGAGGCGCTCGTCAGTCAGTACACCACCAAGCGCACGGCCCGGGCGTGGCTGTACCGCGAGCAACTGCGCGACATTCTTGAGCGCAAGCAAATCAATGTCGTGTCGGCGATGTTGCACCAGTGGTGTACGAACGTCATGCGCTCGAAGGTCGAACCGATGAAGGACGTCGCCCGACTGATTCGCCGACACTTCGAGGGCATTGTCGCCTGGACTCAGACGCGCCAGACCAACGGCTTCATCGAAGCCATCAACGGCCTGTTTCAGGCCGCCAAACGCAAAGCACGCGGGTACGCTCGCTTCGAAACCATGCGCACTGTCCTGTTTCTCATCGCCGGAAAATTCGACTTCTCGCGCTTTAATGAGCATGCCCGATGAGCCCCGTTACCCACTCCGTTTTCAAAAGAGCCTAGATAAACATACGACTACAGCGGATGTCTGGAACCAGTATTTGGCAAGTATAAAAGAAGGAAAATTAGGCAAAACGTGGCATTAAAAAAAAGAGCCCGGCTTTCCCGGGCTAATAAC
This window encodes:
- a CDS encoding ISL3 family transposase translates to MTNELFESALGITAPWYVQGVDFNAAQRQLTIAVDFVAGTRFSYAGVAGEHPVHDTQIKRLRHLNFFQHECFLEVRVPRVRLPDGSVRLVEPDWVGQLSGFTLLFEALVLMLAQQMPFAAVARAVNLSWHRVHAICSRYVELALAGADLSEVKAVAIDETSYRRGHEYLTLVADMRARRVVFVTTGKDASTIERFAAYLGEHGGTSEQISSVSIDMSPAFIKGVNEHLPDARLTFDKFHVVAHASKALDTVRRQQQKVDPQLKGMRWTLLKDANKLNLAQLTDLEALVSQYTTKRTARAWLYREQLRDILERKQINVVSAMLHQWCTNVMRSKVEPMKDVARLIRRHFEGIVAWTQTRQTNGFIEAINGLFQAAKRKARGYARFETMRTVLFLIAGKFDFSRFNEHAR